The genome window GTCACCACATTGTGCCAAATACTTGAATTTCTGTGCCTATGTGGTGGCACAATTTTGGCACAGTGAGTGTGCCAAAATATGCGAAATAACGCATTACATTGCAAACCAATGCAACCGCTAAGTAGTTGATTTTTGTGGGGAAAAACTGGTGCGGCTGGCGGGGATCGAACCCACGACCCTTGGCTTCGGAGGCCAATACTCTATCCACTGAGCTACAGCCGCGTAGGGGGAATTTCTGAAGTGATGCGAAGGATACCGTTTTTCTTTACCTACGTCTACGGAAACTGTCGTATCGCTGGCAATTGCATGTCGCTGCTCAATTTTTGTGCCTATAATTGTGGGTTTCATAAAGGTTTACATACAAGCATGTAAAAATGCTACCTTACACGGCCATCAGTTTCAAATCTGGACTAAGGACATCATGAGCGACGCACATAACGAACAACAATCAGCGATCAAAACGCCTAAACAATTGCTTGCCGCCGTAGCGGGCTTCTTCCTCCTCACCGTCATCGGCATCATCTTGCTGGTGCAGTTCGTCACGGCGCAAAAACTGACGGGCGCAGGGACGGACAGCCAGTCGCCGGAAGCCATTGCCGAGCGCCTGAGCCCCGTGGCCAACGCCGGCTTTACCTTCAAGGATGCCAGCGGTCCGAAGGTGCTGCAAGGCGGCGAAGCCGTCTACACGGCCACCTGCGTGGCGTGCCATGGCGCCGGCGTGGCCGGTGCGCCGAAGTTTGGCGATGCGGGCAGCTGGTCGGCCCGCCTGGCCCAGGGCTACGATACGGTCCTGAAGCACGCCATCGAAGGCTTGCGCGCGATGCCGGCCAAGGGCGGCAATCCCGACCTCGACGATGTGGAAGTGGCGCGCGCCGTGGTCTACATGGCCAACGCTTCGGGCGGCAAGTTCAAGGAACCGGAAGTGCCGGCACCGGCCGCGGCCGCTGACGGCGCTGGCGCACCAGCGCAAGAAGCCAAGAAATAAGCGCGATGCCGCTCAGGCGGCGCGTTGAAGCGGCCCCAGGGTTGCTTCGGATGTAAAAAAGCCGCCCGGTTCAACTTGAACCGGGCGGCTTTTTCATGTCCATGCGCGGCGCGCTACAGCTTGAATGCGCCGATGATCTGTTCGAGCTTGGCCGTCTGCTCCTGCATCGAATGGGCTGCCGCCGCCGCCTGCTCCACCAGCGCGGCATTTTGCTGGGTGGTGTCGTCGAGCTGGACGATGGCCTGGTTCACCTGGCCGATGCCCGTTTCCTGCTCCTGGCTGGCCAGCAGGATCTCGCCGATGATGTTGGCAACCTTGTCGGTGCCGGCGACGATGTCCTGCATGGTGGCGCCCGCCTGGTCGACCAGCTTGGTACCGGCGTTGACGTTGTGCACCGATTCAACGATCAGCGCGCCGATTTCCTTGGCCGCCGTGGCCGAGCGGTGCGCCAGGTTGCGTACCTCGGATGCCACCACGGCAAAGCCGCGGCCCTGCTCGCCGGCCCGGGCCGCCTCGACGGCCGCGTTCAACGCCAGGATGTTGGTCTGGAACGCGATCCCGTCGATGACGCTGATGATGTCGGCGATTTTCTTCGACGAGTGTTCGATCGCGCCCATCGTCTCGACCACCTGCGTCACCACCGCCCCGCCCCGCGCCGCCACCTTCGAGGCGTCCAGCGCCAGCCGGTTGGCCTCCTGACCGCTGCTGACGTTCTGCCTGACCGTGCCGGTCAACTCTTCCATCGACGCGGCGGTCTGCTCGAGCGCGCTGGCCTGGCTTTCGGTGCGGGCCGACAGATCCTGGTTGCCGCTGGCGATTTCACGCGAGGCCAGCGCGATCGACGCCGTGCTGGTGCCGATTTCGCGCATCATCCGCTGCAGCCGTTCGATGAAGGCGTTGAAGCTGGCCGCCACATCGTTGAACTCGCTGCCGCCGCCGCCCGGCAGGCGCCGCGTCAGGTCGGCGTCGCCGGCCGACAGCGCGTCGATATTGCTCTTGAGTACGCCCAGGCGTCCCATGAACAGGCGGATGCTGCCGATGAACATGGCCAGCAGCAGCAGGGCGATGGGGATCTGCACCATGCCCAGCTTGCTCAAGATGCGGTCGCTTTGCTCGGTCAGCTGGCTGGTCGGCAAACCGGTCGCCAGCACCCATGGACTGCCCGGTATCGCCTTCAGGAACAGCGTGTGGGGCGTGCCGTCGCTGCGATACTCCGACTCCGCCACGCCCTGCGCGTCGAGCTTGGGCAGCAGGCGGCCGATTTCCGCCGCCATCGGCGAACTGGACGCCAGATCCTCGACTTTCTTGAGTACGATCTCGTCCTTGATATACGTACTGTTGCTGATGATCTTGCCGTCGCGCTCGACGATCAGGATCTGGCCGTGGATCGTTTTCTCCATGTCGGCCACCAGGCGGTTGAAAAAGCCCAGCGTGACATCGATGGTGGAAACGCCGTACAACTCGTTGTCCTTGTAGATCGGCATGGCGCAGTTGGTGCGCGGCTGCGCACTGGCGTCGTCCTTGTAGGCCTTGGCCCAGTCGCAATGTCCCTTGGCCGACTTGAGCCCGCCCAGATACCAGCTCTGCTCGAAGTACTTCAACGATTCCGGCGAGTTCCAGTGCGTGTTGACGACCAGTTTGTTGGAAGCGTCGCGGGCGAAAAAGGTGCTGAACTTGTCGCGCTCGGGATCGCGCTTTTTCGGCAGCGGCCAGATGCCGCCGCCAAACACATTCGGGTCGGAATACTGGTCGACCAGTCCCGGCAGCAGGACGTCGATCGCGGCGCTGTCCATCAGCGCCACCGTCTGGGTGATGCTGCGCTGCTGCGCCTCCACCTGTCGCAGCTGCTCGGTAATCCTGGTGGAAATTTTGCTGACGTCAAAACCGACCACCATGCCCTCGGTGCGTTTCAAATCCGGCGTGACGAAAAAATGGATGACGGCCAGGGTCATGACCAGCAACACCACAAAAACAAGACTGAACACGGTGATAAAACGGGCTTGGCTGGTACGAAATATGTCTCTCACAATGTTTCCTTTTTGATGACACACGGGGCGTTATACAGGTTTATTATTGTTTTCATCCAGATATAGGCGCTTCAATCTTCGTTGTCAACGAGCAAGGAAAATCGTCGGCGATGCGCGCAACACTTCGCTGTGCCCGGCATGCCAGCAAGCAAAAAAAATGCCGCCCGGCGCGAACCGGGCGGCATTGCTAGCGTATTTCTGTCAAGCCGAAAAAATGGCTTACCACATGATGACGCGGTCTTTCGGTGGCAGATACATCTTGTCGCCCGGTTTCACGTCGAAGGCCTGGTAGAAGCCGGGCTGGTTGCGCATGGTGCCGTTGGCGCGGAACTGACCTGGCGAATGCGGATCCGTTTTCAGCAAGACCAATTGCTGCGCTTCACGCATCTTCATGCGCCAGACCTGGGCAAAGCCCGCATAGAAACGCTGCTCGCCCGTGAAACCGTCGATGACGGGGGCTTGCTTGCCATTCAGCGACAATTTGTACGCTTTATAGGCAATCGCCACGCCGGAATTGTCGGCGATGTTTTCGCCCAAGGTCAGTTCGCCGTTGACGAAATGGCCAGGGATGGGGCTGAAGCTGTTGTACTGCGCCACCAGCTGCTTGGTTTTCTTGGCGAAGTTTTTATGGTCGGCCTTGGTCCACCAGTCGCGCAGGTTGCCGTCGCCGTCGTACTGGGCGCCCTGGTCGTCGAAGCCGTGGCTGATTTCATGACCGATCACGCCGCCGATGGCGCCATAATTGACGGCGTCGTCCGCGTTGGCGTCAAAGAACGGCGCTTGCAGGATGGCGGCCGGGAAGACGATTTCGTTCAGTTCCGGGTTGTAATAGGCGTTCACGGTCTGCGGCGTCATGCCCCACTCGTCACGGTCGATAGGCTGGCCCAGCTTGTTCAATTCGCGGTTGTAGTTCAGCAAGTGCGAACGCTGGATGTTGCCGATCAAATCGTCCTGCGCCACCGTCAGGCCCGAGTAATCGCGCCATTTGTTCGGATAGCCGATCTTGGTGGTGAACTTGGCCAGCTTGATTTGCGCCTGTTTCTTGGTGACGGGGCTCATCCAGTCGAGCTTGTCGATGCTTTGCTTGTAGGCCGTCATCAGGTTTTTCACCAGCGCTTCCATGCGCACCTTGCGCTCGGCCGGGAAATATTGCTCCACGTACAACTGGCCCACGGCTTCGCCCAGCGCGCCTTCGACGGCGCCCACGCCACGCTTCCAGCGCGGACGCATTTCCGTCACGCCCGTCAGGGTGGTGCCATAGAAGGCGAAGTTTTCATCGACATACGCTTTCGGCAGGTAGCCGGCATTGGCGTGCAGCAAGTGCCACTGGAAGTACGCTTTCCACGTCGCCAGCGGCGTCTTGTTGGCGATCTCGGCAAAACCTTTCAGGTAGCTGGGCTGGCTGACGATCACATAATTGACCTTGCCGGCGATGCCCGTGTCCTTCAGGTAGCGGGCCCAGTCGTAGCCTGGCGCCACGGCGGCCAGTTTCTCCAGTTCCACCTTGTTGTAGGTTTTAACCGGATCGCGGTTCTGCACATTGCTCCATTGCGCCTTGGCCAAGTCCGTTTCCAGCGCCACGATGGCTTTCGCATTCGCGGCGGCATTCGCGTCGCCAGCCAGGCTGAGCATTTTTTCCACGTGGGCCAGGTATTTGGCGCGCGTGTCGGCCTTGCCCGCTTCCAGGTAGTAATCGCGGTCAGGCAAGCCCAGGCCGCTTTGCACGATGTCGGCCACGTATTTGGTGGAATCCTTGGCGTCCTGGTGGATGCCGAAGTCGTACGGCGAGGTCACGCCCAGCTTGCTGAAGTGGGCGATCACTGCAGGCAACTCCGCCTTGTCCTGCAGCGCCGCGATCTTCGCCAGCTCCGCGTTCAAGGGCGTCAGGCCCAGGCTTTCCAGCTTGGTTTCGTCCATGAAGCTGTTATAGAAATCACCGATTTTCTGGGCATTCGAGCCGGCCGCGCGGGTCTTGTCGGCGCTGGCGCCTTCGACGATGCCGCGCAACTGCGTTTGCGTATCGTCGGCCAGCTTGGCAAAGCTGCCCCAGCTCGACTTGTCGGCAGGAATGACGGTTTCCGCCAGCCATTTGCCATTCAGGTGCTGGAACAGGTCATCCTGCGCGCGCACGGCAGGGTCGACGTATTCGACGGCGATGCCGGACGTCAGCGCGGTGGCGGCGACGGCCGTGGCGGGAGCGGCAGCGGCTTTCTTGGCAGAATCAGCGGCGCCAGCCATGCCGGACACGCCGGCCAGCAAACTCAGGGTCAATGCACTTAACAAATAACGATTCACGGTAATCCTCAATATTGTATTGTGTGGAATATAAGGGTCAGAATGCCCGCGGCTTCTGGCCCGGTTTTTGACTGTAGCATACCGGCCGAAATGACAGAAAGAACTTTGGCAGAAATACAAAAGAGACCACGCGCGGTGGTCTCTTTTGTTGTGACAAGATAACGTTTACATGACGTAGGTCGGCTTAGCCCGGAGGGCGTAAGCCGACAACATTGTTAGCGCCATCGGTTGGTCGGATGACACTTACCAGATGATCACGCGGTTTTCCGGCGCCACATACATCTTGTCGCCCGGTTTCACGCCAAACGCTTCATAGAAGCCAGGCTGGTTGACCATGGTGCCATTTGCGCGGTACTGGCCCGGCGAATGCGGGTCGGTCTTGATTTGCACGATCTGCTGCGCTTCGCGCATCTTGCTGCGCCAGACCTGGCCAAAGCCCATGTAGAAGCGCTGGTCGCCCGTCAAGCCATCGAGCACGGGCGCCGGCTTGCCGCCCAGCGAAATCTTGTAGGCTTTATAGGCGATCGCCACGCCCGAGTTGTCGGCGATGTTCTCGCCCAGGGTCAGCGCGCCGTTGACGTTGTAGCCCGGCAATGGGCTATAGCCGTCGTATTGCTTGGTCAGCGCATCGGCCTTGGCGGCGAAATTCTTGCGGTCAGCGGGGGTCCACCAGTCGCGCAGGTTGCCGTCGCCATCGGACTGGCTGCCCTTGTCGTCGAAGCCGTGGCTGATTTCATGGCCGATGACGGCGCCGATGGCGCCATAGTTGACGGCGTCATCCGCGTTGGCGTCGAAGAACGGCGGCTGCAGGATGGACGCGGGGAAGACGATTTCATTCATCGTCGAGCTGTAATAGGCGTTCACCGTCTGCGGCGTCATGCCCCACTCTTCGCGGTCGATCGGTTTGCCGAGCTTGGCCACCTGGCGCGCGGAGCCGAAGTTGGCGGCGCGCATCATGTTGCCCACCAGGTCGCCCTGGACGATTTGCAGCTTCGTGTAATCGCGCCATTGGTTCGGATACGCGATCTTCGGCGTGAACTTGGCCAGCTTGGCTTGCGCTTCTTTCTTGGTCTCCGGGCTCATCCAATCCAGCGTGTCGATGCTGTTCTTGTAGGCGGCCAGCACGTTTTTCACCAGTTCCTGCATGTGCGCCTTGCGCTCTGCCGGGAAATATTGCGCGACATACAGTTTGCCGACGGCTTCGCCCAGCACGCCTTCGACGGCGCCTACGCCACGCTTCCAGCGCGGCTGGTTTTCCGTCACGCCGCTGAGTACCGTGCCATAGAAGGCAAAGCTCTCGTCGACGAAGTTTTTCGACAGGTAGCTGGCATAGCTGCGCAGCAACTGCCATTCGAAATACGCTTTCAGGGTGTCCAGATCGGCGGACGCCAGCACCTTGTTGTAGCCGGCCAGGTAGCTGGGCTGGTTGACGATGACATAATCGACCTTGTTGGCGATGCCCAGGGCAGCCAGGCCGGACTTCAGGTCGTAGCCGGGAGTCAGGTCGTTCAGTTTATTGATGTCGGTCTTGTTGTAGCGTTTCACGGGGTCGCGGTTCTCGACCTTGGTCCATTGCACTTCGGCCAGCGATGTTTCCAGGGCAACGACAGCCTTGGCGCGCGCGGCGGCGTTCTTGTCGCCCGCCATGGCCAGCATTTTTTCCACGTGCGCCTGGTATTTTTCCTTCACGCCCGCCTGCTTGGCTTCCAGGTAGTAGTCGCGGTCGGGCATGCCCAGGCCGCTTTGGCTCACGTAAGCCGCATATTTCGTCGAAGCACGAGCATCCTGGCCCACATACACGGCGTATGGGGTCGATACGCCCGTCTGGCTCAGGTGGGCGATCAGGGCAGGCACGCCCCTCTTGTCGCGCAGCGAGCGGATACGGTTCAGTTCGCCGGCCAGCGGCTTCGTGCCCAGCGCATCGAGCTTGGCTTCATCCATGTAGCTGGCGTACAGGTCGCTGATTTTCTGCGCCTCGGAACCGGCTTTCTTGTGCTTGTCCTGTTGCGTGGCTTCGATGATGCCGCGCAATTGCGGCGTCGTGTCGTCGCGCAGCTTGGCGAACGAACCCCAGCTCGACTTGTCGGCAGGAATCTCGGTCGTGGCCAGCCACTTGCCGTTCAAATGGGTAAAGAAATCGTCCTGCACGCGCACGGCGGGGTCGATGTACTGCACCTCGATGCCGGAAACGACGCCAGCGGAGGCAGGCGCCACGGTCGGCGCGGCCACGGCGGATACGGGTTCGGCGGCATGGGCAAACGCAGCCAACAGGGTCAGGGTCAGACTGCTCAAGAGATAGCGATTCACGGATTGTCCTTATGGGGCATGTCAAAAAAGACCGGGCAGATAGCTGCGGGCGGATAGCCCGCCGCGCCAGGCGCTGCAGGAATGTAGCACGCGACCATGCCATTTGGCCATCCTTCCCCCCCGGACTGCCCCTCAGTTGTTGGGTAGCGTCATGCCGGCGCCCCCGCTGCCCACGCTCACGCCGCCCATGCCGCCCTTGCCCCCCTTGCGCCCGCCGTGTTCGCCAGCGGGCGCGCCGCGCGATTCACTGTGGGGTACGGCGGCGTCCATCACGCGCGCCATCTGGCCGGCGATGAACTGGGCCACCGCCTGGCGCTGCTGCTCGTCCAGGGCATCGTTGACGCTGAGCCACCACTCGCGCACCTGCTTTTCTTCGGCCAGGCTCAGCGTGCTTTCCGTGTCCAGGCCGGCGAGCAGGTCGCGCAACTCCAGCCGGGGCGCCTGCAAGCCCTGCGTCACAGCCGCTTGCAGGCGTTCTCGGCGCGCCTTGCGTTCGCGCAAGAGTTGACGGGTTTTTCCTTCCACCTGCTGCCACAAGGTGGTTTGATTCGCATTGAGTTTCAATTCCGTCCTGAAATCGGGGGCCATCGGCAGCAAGTCTTCCAGGCGCATCTCGGCGATCGGCACGGCCGAGGCGGTCAAGGCGGTGGTGCCCAGCAGGAAAGCCAGGCTGAGGCGGCGCAAGGCGGGGGAAAAGGTCAGCGATGTCATGGGGGGCTCCGGATAAAAAAAAGCCTGCGTCCGCAGACGCAGGCAAAACCACTTCGGGTCGAGAATGCGAGTCCACTATAGGGCCGCCGCACACGCTTTTTTTCGACTCTTACAAATGCTTACTCCCCTCAAGAGTAACTATACATCGCATACAAAACCGCAACATATGGCAAGCTGACCGCCCCGTTTTCGCGCGTAGACTGAGGCCAGGCACGCTTTTTCCACGGCCGGCCCACGCCGGCAGAGATTCAGGTCTATACTTTCAGGAAAGCGCCGCTCCATGGGGACTGGCGCTTATGCAAGACACGCTAGCTGCAAAGGTGCAATGATGGGCAAACTCAAAAATACCGGCTTGATCGGCCTGGGCGTGGTGGCCGGCGTCGCCGTGTCGCTGCAATTTTCCGCCATGGCGCAAAAGACCGTCGAGCCGCCCCTGCCGCTGGAAGAGCTGCGCCAGCTGGCCGATGTGTTTGGCCTGATCAAGTCCGATTACGTCGAGCCGGTGGAAGACAAGAAACTGCTGGAAGACGCCATTTCCGGCATGGTCGCCTCGCTCGACCCCCATTCCGCCTACCTGGACAAGAAAGCCTACGCCGAGCTGCGCGAAGGCTCCGAAGGCAAGTTTGTCGGCCTGGGCATTGAAATTGGCATGAGCGAAGACGGCTACATCAAGATCGTCTCGCCCATCGAGGATTCACCCGCCTACCGCGCCGGCATCAAGGCCGGCGATTTGATTACCCGCCTCGATGGCCAGCCCGTGAAAGGCGTCAGCCTGGACGACAGCGTCAAGCGCATGCGCGGCGAACCGGGCACCAAGGTGTCGCTGACCATTGCCCGCAAGGATGAACCGCAGCCGCTGGCCTTCACCATCACGCGCGAGGAAATCCACCAAAAGAGCGTGAAGGCGAAAATGGTCGAGCCGGGCTACGCCTGGCTGCGTGTGTCGCAATTCCAGGAACCGACCGTCGACGACATGGCCGCGCAGATCACGGCCCTGTACCAGCAAGACCCGCACATCAAGGGCATGGTGCTGGACCTGCGCAACGATCCGGGCGGCGTGCTGCAGGGCGCCATCGGCGTCTCGGCCGCCTTCCTGCCGAAGGACGCGGCCATCGTCTCGACCAACGGCCAGCTGCCCGACTCGAAACAGGTGTTTTACGGCCGCGCCGAATACTATACCTTCCGCTCGGAAGGCGATGCGCTGGCGAAATTGCCGGCCGCTATCAAGAAAGTGCCTCTGGTGGTGCTGGTCAACACGGGTTCGGCCTCGGCCTCGGAAATCGTCGCTGGCGCCCTGCAGGATTACAAGCGCGCCACCATCATCGGCACGCAAACCTTCGGCAAGGGTTCCGTGCAAACCATCCGCCAGCTGACGGCCGACACGGCCGTCAAGCTGACGACGGCCCGCTACTACACGCCGAACGGCCGCTCGATCCAGGCCAAGGGCATCGTGCCCGACCTGCTGGTCGATGAAAATGCGGACGGCGACGGCTTGAACGGCTTGCGCATCCGCGAAGCGGACCTGACCAAGCACCTGAGCAACGACCGCGACCAGGAAAGCGCTAAAGCGGCCCCCGTCAACGACGAGATGGAAGAGCAATTGCGCCTCATCGCCCTGGAAAAAACCCGCAAGCCGCTGGAATTCGGCAGCAAGGATGATTTTCAATTGCACCAGGCGCTGAACCACCTGAAGGGTTTGCCAGTCCAGCTGGCCAAACCCGAAGCGGTGGTGGTGCAGGCCGACGTCAAGAAAGAACAGAAGAAGTAAGCAATTTGGGGTCAGACCCGCCGGGTCTGCCCCCATCCAGCAGGGGGCGCCATGCCTCCCGTTAACCGGCCCACGCGACAAAAATCAATCTTCCGCCACACTTCTCCCTGCCCCGCCACACGAAACTCTCTACAGTCGAGTCCGTTTGTGTAAAATTTGCTTCACTTATCGGCGCCGCGCCGATTGCCAAATTTGAAAGTTTAACCATGAAACAAGTCGTCATCAGCGGTACCGGACTGTACACGCCGCCATTTTCGATCTCCAACGAAGAGCTGGTCATCTGCTTCAATGCCTACGCGGAAAAGTTCAATGCCGACAACGCCGACGCGATTGCCGCGGGCACGGTGACGGCGCTGGAGCTGTCGAGCGTGGCCTTCATCGAAAAGGCGTCCGGCATCAAGTCGCGCTTCGTGATGGAGAAAGAAGGCATCCTCGATCCGGCGCGCATGGTCTCGCGCATCCCGGAACGGGGCGATGACGAACTGTCCTTGCAGGCGGAAATGGCCGTCGCCGCCGCGCGTGACGCCCTGGCGCGCGCCGGCCGCACGCCGGCCGACATCGACATGGTGCTGGTGGCCTGCAGCAATATGCAGCGCGCCTATCCCGCCATGGCGGTGGAAGTGCAGGATGCGCTGGGCATCGACGGTTATGGTTTTGACATGAACGTGGCGTGTTCGTCCGCCACCTTCGGCATCCAGCAAGCCGTGGCCGCCGTGCAAAGCGGCCAGGCGCGCGCCGTGCTGGTCTTGAATCCCGAAATCACCAGCGGCCACCTGAACTGGCGCGACCGCGACAGCCATTTCATTTTCGGCGACGCCTGCACCGCCATCATCGTCGAAGCGAAAGACACGGCCGTGTCCAAGCACCAGTTCGAGATCATCGGCACGGAACTCAAAACGCGCTTCTCTAACGCCATCCGCAACAATTTCGGCTTCCTCAACCGTTTTGACGAATCCGGCGTGGGCAAGACCGACAAGCTGTTCCGCCAGCAAGGCCGCAAGGTCTTCAAGGAAGTGTGCCCGATGGCCGCCGAAATGATCAAGGCGACCCTGGCCAAGGCCGGCGTGGAAGTGGCGCAAGTGAGCCGCTACTGGCTGCACCAGGCCAACCTGAACATGAACCTGCTGATCGCGCGCCTGATCCTGGGCCGTGACGCCGAGGCCAACGAAGCGCCCGTGATCCTCGACACCTACGCCAACACCTCGTCGGCCGGTTCCATCATCGCCTTCCATACATATCAGGATGACATGGCGGCGGGCGCCATGGGCGTCATCTGCTCGTTCGGCGCCGGCTATTCCATCGGCTGCGTGGTCGTGCGCAAGGTGTAAGCGTTTGGGGCGGGATGCGCCTGATTGCCTCAATTAGGCGCAGATCGCAGTGGATGGCATGCGTTCGCGACCACCTGGACGAAGATATAGCGCAAATTTTTTGTGAAAAAAGCGGCAGGAAAATTCCAGCCGCAGCTTTGTTGCGTTTATACTCAATCGCTGAACAGCCTCTTTTTCCATCCGCACGTCGCCATAAGGAACCCACCACGCATGCCCCATGACATCAGTCTGATCACCACCATCGCCGCCGCCCTCGGGTTCGGCCTCATCTTCGGCTTCATCGCCGCGCGCCTGAAACTGCCGGCATTGGTCGGCTATCTGGCCGCCGGCATCATCATCGGACCGGCCACGCCCGGTTTTGTGGCGAATGCGGAAATAGCCGGGCAATTGGCGGAGATCGGGGTGATGTTGATGATGTTCGGGGTCGGGCTGCACTTTTCCATCGACGATTTGTGGGACGTGCGCAAGATTGCGCTGCCCGGCGCCATCTTGCAGATCGGCGTCGCCACGGCGATGGGCATGGGTCTGGCCCACTGGTGGGGCTGGACCCTCGGTGGCGGACTGGTGTTTGGCTTGGCCCTGTCCGTGGCCAGTACCGTGGTGCTGCTGCGCGCGCTGGAAGAACGGGGCATCCTCGACTCGCTCAATGGCCGCATCGCCGTCGGCTGGCTGGTGGTGGAAGACCTCGTCACGGTATTGGTGCTGGTGCTGCTGCCGGCGTTCGCCGGTATGCTGGGTGGCAAGGTCGCACCGGGTGCCGAGGCCACCAGCCTGTGGCAAACCCTGGCCGTGACCCTGGGGCAAGTAGCCGGTTTCATCATCTTCATGCTGGTGGTGGGTCGCAAGCTGTTCCCGTGGATACTGTGGCAAGTGGCGCGCACCGGTTCGCGCGAACTGTTTACCCTGTGCGTGATCGCCGCCGCCGTCGGCATCGCCTACGCTTCCACCAAACTGTTCGGCGTGTCGTTCGCGCTGGGCGCCTTCTTCGCCGGCATGGTGCTGCGCGAGTCCGAACTCAGTCACCGCGCCGCGGAAGAGTCCTTGCCCCTGCGCGACGCGTTTGCCGTGCTGTTCTTCGTGTCCGTCGGCATGCTGTTCGAGCCGAATATCCTCATCGACAAGCCGCTGCAAGTGCTGGCCGTGTGCGCCATCATTATCTTCGGCAAGTCGATTGCCGCCTTTTTGCTGGTGATGGCCCTGCGCTATCCGCCGAAAACAGCCATCATCGTCTCGGCCAGCCTGGCGCAGATCGGCGAATTCTCGTTCATCCTGGCGGCCCTGGGTCTCTCCCTGGGCCTGATGCCGCAGGAAGGGCAAAGCCTGATCCTGGCCGGCGCCATCCTGTCCATCGCTCTCAACCCGCTCGTGTTCAGCATGGCCAAGCCGCTGCTGCGCGTGATCGGCAACAGCGATTTCGCGCGCAAGTTTGAACGCACCACCGACCCGCTGGCCGAGCTGCCGATGACGGTGCCACAGGAAAAGCTGTCGGGCCAAGTCGTGCTGGTCGGCTACGGCCGCGTGGGCCGGCGCATCGCCGCCGCCCTGATGGAGCGGGGCATCCACTTTGTCGTGGCCGAGGAAAACCGCGAAATCGTCGATCAGCTGCGCAAGCAGGGCATTCCGGCCGTGGCCGGCAATGCGGGCGAACCGGCGGTATTGATCCAGGCGCACATCACGCACGCCACCATGCTCGTCATCGCCACGCCGGACACCTTCCACGTGCGCGCCATGATCGAGACGGCGCGCGCGCTGAACCCGCACATCCTGACGGTGGTGCGCACGCACAGCGAGGAAGAGGCGGAATTGCTGCGCACGGAAAACGCGGGCAAGGTGTTTATCGGCGAGCACGAACTGGCCAATGGCATGGCCGAGCACGTGCTGCAGAGTTTTGAGACGGCGAAGAAGGGGCATGGCCATTAATAACGGCACGTGTAGCGACATCCGGGGTCAGACCCGCCGGGACTCGGCGTCCCCGTCTGACCCCAGCCCTCAATTTACAAACTCGCGGCCAGCTCCGCCCCTTCCCGTATCGCCCGCTTGGCATCGAGTTCCGCCGCCAGCGCGGCGCCGCCGATTTTATGGAAACGCGGGCCGCCTGCCTGTAAGGGCTTGCCATCCTTGTCGACGGGCGGCATGAGTTCCGTCAAGCTGTCCTGGCCGGCGCAGATGACGATATTGTCCACCGCCAGCAGGCGCTGCTCGCCGCCCACGGTGATGTGCAAGCCCTGCCCGTCGATCTTATCGTAGCTCACGCCAGCCAGCATGGCCACGC of Janthinobacterium sp. PAMC25594 contains these proteins:
- a CDS encoding cytochrome c5 family protein — its product is MSDAHNEQQSAIKTPKQLLAAVAGFFLLTVIGIILLVQFVTAQKLTGAGTDSQSPEAIAERLSPVANAGFTFKDASGPKVLQGGEAVYTATCVACHGAGVAGAPKFGDAGSWSARLAQGYDTVLKHAIEGLRAMPAKGGNPDLDDVEVARAVVYMANASGGKFKEPEVPAPAAAADGAGAPAQEAKK
- a CDS encoding M13 family metallopeptidase, giving the protein MNRYLLSALTLSLLAGVSGMAGAADSAKKAAAAPATAVAATALTSGIAVEYVDPAVRAQDDLFQHLNGKWLAETVIPADKSSWGSFAKLADDTQTQLRGIVEGASADKTRAAGSNAQKIGDFYNSFMDETKLESLGLTPLNAELAKIAALQDKAELPAVIAHFSKLGVTSPYDFGIHQDAKDSTKYVADIVQSGLGLPDRDYYLEAGKADTRAKYLAHVEKMLSLAGDANAAANAKAIVALETDLAKAQWSNVQNRDPVKTYNKVELEKLAAVAPGYDWARYLKDTGIAGKVNYVIVSQPSYLKGFAEIANKTPLATWKAYFQWHLLHANAGYLPKAYVDENFAFYGTTLTGVTEMRPRWKRGVGAVEGALGEAVGQLYVEQYFPAERKVRMEALVKNLMTAYKQSIDKLDWMSPVTKKQAQIKLAKFTTKIGYPNKWRDYSGLTVAQDDLIGNIQRSHLLNYNRELNKLGQPIDRDEWGMTPQTVNAYYNPELNEIVFPAAILQAPFFDANADDAVNYGAIGGVIGHEISHGFDDQGAQYDGDGNLRDWWTKADHKNFAKKTKQLVAQYNSFSPIPGHFVNGELTLGENIADNSGVAIAYKAYKLSLNGKQAPVIDGFTGEQRFYAGFAQVWRMKMREAQQLVLLKTDPHSPGQFRANGTMRNQPGFYQAFDVKPGDKMYLPPKDRVIMW
- a CDS encoding methyl-accepting chemotaxis protein encodes the protein MRDIFRTSQARFITVFSLVFVVLLVMTLAVIHFFVTPDLKRTEGMVVGFDVSKISTRITEQLRQVEAQQRSITQTVALMDSAAIDVLLPGLVDQYSDPNVFGGGIWPLPKKRDPERDKFSTFFARDASNKLVVNTHWNSPESLKYFEQSWYLGGLKSAKGHCDWAKAYKDDASAQPRTNCAMPIYKDNELYGVSTIDVTLGFFNRLVADMEKTIHGQILIVERDGKIISNSTYIKDEIVLKKVEDLASSSPMAAEIGRLLPKLDAQGVAESEYRSDGTPHTLFLKAIPGSPWVLATGLPTSQLTEQSDRILSKLGMVQIPIALLLLAMFIGSIRLFMGRLGVLKSNIDALSAGDADLTRRLPGGGGSEFNDVAASFNAFIERLQRMMREIGTSTASIALASREIASGNQDLSARTESQASALEQTAASMEELTGTVRQNVSSGQEANRLALDASKVAARGGAVVTQVVETMGAIEHSSKKIADIISVIDGIAFQTNILALNAAVEAARAGEQGRGFAVVASEVRNLAHRSATAAKEIGALIVESVHNVNAGTKLVDQAGATMQDIVAGTDKVANIIGEILLASQEQETGIGQVNQAIVQLDDTTQQNAALVEQAAAAAHSMQEQTAKLEQIIGAFKL
- a CDS encoding M13 family metallopeptidase, whose product is MNRYLLSSLTLTLLAAFAHAAEPVSAVAAPTVAPASAGVVSGIEVQYIDPAVRVQDDFFTHLNGKWLATTEIPADKSSWGSFAKLRDDTTPQLRGIIEATQQDKHKKAGSEAQKISDLYASYMDEAKLDALGTKPLAGELNRIRSLRDKRGVPALIAHLSQTGVSTPYAVYVGQDARASTKYAAYVSQSGLGMPDRDYYLEAKQAGVKEKYQAHVEKMLAMAGDKNAAARAKAVVALETSLAEVQWTKVENRDPVKRYNKTDINKLNDLTPGYDLKSGLAALGIANKVDYVIVNQPSYLAGYNKVLASADLDTLKAYFEWQLLRSYASYLSKNFVDESFAFYGTVLSGVTENQPRWKRGVGAVEGVLGEAVGKLYVAQYFPAERKAHMQELVKNVLAAYKNSIDTLDWMSPETKKEAQAKLAKFTPKIAYPNQWRDYTKLQIVQGDLVGNMMRAANFGSARQVAKLGKPIDREEWGMTPQTVNAYYSSTMNEIVFPASILQPPFFDANADDAVNYGAIGAVIGHEISHGFDDKGSQSDGDGNLRDWWTPADRKNFAAKADALTKQYDGYSPLPGYNVNGALTLGENIADNSGVAIAYKAYKISLGGKPAPVLDGLTGDQRFYMGFGQVWRSKMREAQQIVQIKTDPHSPGQYRANGTMVNQPGFYEAFGVKPGDKMYVAPENRVIIW